In the genome of Primulina eburnea isolate SZY01 chromosome 13, ASM2296580v1, whole genome shotgun sequence, the window CCAAGCCCTTTAGCGATAGAATAGAATTGTGGACTCCCGAAGAAATCGAATTGCTCATCGGCAAAGCAACAATCCAGGTAAGAATCggctatacattttttattttgttttttataggttctctgtgcgtgatttgtggtttcttgattgtttgtggttgagttgttgattgactattacttgtttatttgtttaataattattttattcttgcTTAGGGGTATAACTTGAACTATTTCAAAATGGAACATCAATCTGCTGCAAAGAAAGGAAAAACATTGATATCTTCTTTCTTTAAGAAGAGAGATCGTCAAGCTAGTGATCATCAGTCTTCGTCTATTTTTATTGAACGAGATCCGGGAAAAAGAAAACAGATATGTGAATATCATGTTAATGTACGAGATGAGATAAGACGTTCATATCTAAATATGGGGCATTATCAACGAGATATGTTGGAGTATCCAGGTACAAAATTTGGAAGCCAGAATCGTTGTTTTCAGAAAATCGTTGTAgggcacaacttcgttgaacgatataatgtaattatttttttaataatatataacttattatattgagttcaagccccccAACTTgtattcctggatccgtccctgccTTCACCTAAGTAGTTTTTTGGTCTATATCTTCTGTGCGGGATGGTTCGCTTCCTGGCTTCTCCTGATATATTTCTGTCAGATTATTAACAAATTTCGACATGCTGCTCCAACTGGATGTGCATCCGATGGACCTGGTAGCATGCGTTCTGGACGTCTACGGACATTGTTATTGATAATCGATGAGAAATCCGATTCATCCAAGAGGAGAGAGTACACGAATGATGGTTGAGAATTCGTCGTTTTCGGAGACCACGTGGGAGATTGATCTCTGAAGGGATTCAAAGAAAAGTGCTTCTCTAGCTTGTGTTAGATAATGCTGTTAAGACTTGTACTCAATGAATTGGTCTCTGTTATATGATCAAGTTTAGCATACTTCAAGTGATTGTAACATTGTTACTATTTGTAATATTTTGTAGATGTCTTGTATATTTCTTTCCGAGGCTCGTAATTTCTACTGAAACTCGATGtcattttactatattattacaAGATTTGAATCAAAATAAGTACCAAGATCAgacataaaattcatatcttcGATCCATCTtatctaaattttattttataataaaataggTATCATGTAAGAAGATTTTATGTATCTATATAACCAGACGAATGGATATGATTTATACTTACAttgaagacaaaaacttgtgtgagacggtctcacaggtcgtatttgtgaaacagatctcttatttgggtcatcaatgaaaaagtattattttttatgccaaGATTATTActctttattgtgaatatgagtagggttgacccgtctcacatattaagatccgtgagacggtctcacatgagacccactctaaatTGAAAATTATTTCTTTTGACATAGAATAGAGTATTTTTCATGGATCGAGTCAGATTGGATATCCCTATCACATCGATTCTTAAAACGATCTCACTTAAATTTATGTCTTTGTAAAAAAGTTCATACTTATTTATTTACCTCAAAAAATGTATTCCACAAAACATCAAACTATACATATTATTCTTGGAACAGAATACAAATACGCaattcaaaataacaacataattaacatattaattaaaaattaaaaaatcgaaTAATCAGAAATCTGCtatcaaatgataaaatataaatgattcaaataagatatttgtcttataaaattgaataatgattcatgagaccgtctcacaaatttttttgtgtattttaaaaataagaagaaaaaaaaacccATTACCAACCGGACGACTATTGAAGAACCGAAAGATGGGGGGTTTGCTTTTTTCCTCGTAAAAAATGAGAATATgaatcaattttcaaatatccTAATTAGTGGGTCGACCCAATCACTTCTCCttcttgtgtgagacgatctcacgggttatatttgtgagacgcatctcttatttgggtaatccatgaaaaagtattacttattatgctaagagtattactttttattgtgaatatgggtagggttgacccgtctcacggattaagatccgtgagacggtctcacataagacctacTCCAAGTTTTTTCCGTTTGTAATAACATGAaatcatcttaaaaattaaaatattaattaataatatagttatttatcataaaaattaattgtaagtgtaatttttttttaaattaaaatttcttgAAATTCTTTTTTTACTATTATTGTCAGCAATAATGGGAGAAAATGATCACAAGCAAGGTAACATTTTACTTGTTCTCTTCACGACAAAAAGTAAAAATCCGATCTTGTGGTTGATTAATAATCAGGCGGACGTGGTTCGTCTGTTTCTCTTAGTTCAGAGTTGGTTTGTTTAAACCCACGTGATTTTGATGCGCGGAGTTTGATTATTTGTTTTTGATAAAGAATATGGGGCTGTGGTCCTTCAAGCTTGCTTGTTCTGAATGGTTTACTTGGCTCATAAATACTTTTAACTCGTACATTTAATTCACGAATGGAACATTTGGGAGCATCTTATGCTGCTACGGTTGCCATCTTGGGTTTCTAAGGTTTTATTTGTATTTCATTGGTATTTGTTTTTTGTTAGCTTTAAAGATTTGTTCTTTTACCTTCTTACCGGCTATTTAGACTTGATTTATCTGTTCTTTTATGTCGTAATTAGTGGAAACATTACCGAGTTTGTTGTTTTGCAAGACCTGCGGTCTTGAAAGTATGGGATTTATGTCTGTTTTACAGCTTTTGTTTGAATAATCGAGTGGTTACCCTAAGCTGTGTCGAATGGCGAAGTAGTGGTTTTTGTACTGTTTCTTTTTTACATGTTTGATGTTAAATCCTCCTCCCAGATGTATCTGTAGTGGGAGAATGTGTGTTCTAGAGGACTAGCAGGAAGAGGTCGTGGATAGtctaaaatttcaattttagaaGCTATTTTTTTCTCTGAAAATATAAGTTTCACAATTAAATCCATTAAATAGCTCTCTTGTCCCCCTGTTGTACAATCCAGAATTTTTGGTCACCCCTACTTGTTACCAGGTTCTGAATTGGACGATTATTTTGCTTACATATTGGTGGTCTGTGTGGAGCTGGAATGAGTGTCATTTGCATTATTCTTTCATGGTTGCTCTCCTTTGGAGGGATATCAAATGGTTTGAGCGCGAATGCTTCTTCAAGACCAAAGAATGTGAGTGTTGGAGCAATTTTGACTCTCGATTCTACAATTGGGAAGGTTGCCAAGATTGCTATTGAAGAAGCTGTCAAAGATGTGAATGCCAACTCAAGTGTCCTCTCAGGGACAACACTCCTTATAGATATAAAAAATACCAATTGCAGTGGTTTTCTTGGCTTGATTGAAGgtgatttattgctttaaaaattATTCTCACTTGAATGATCTCAACTGACTTTATTTGTTTCCCTGTTCACAAATAGACTGACGGATTATTATGGTTTGTAGCTTTGCAGTTTATGGAGACTGAAAGAGTTGCAGTCATAGGTCCCCAATCTTCCGTAGTTGCCCATGCGATATTGCATGTTGCAAATGGGCTCAAAACTCCCTTTTTATCATTTGCAGCAACAGACCCTACTCTCTCTTCTCTTCAGTTTCCTTACTTTATTAGGACAACAATAAGTGACCTGTACCAGATGATGGCAGTTGCTGAAGTTGTATATTATTATGGTTGGAAGGAAGTGACTGTTATTTTTCTTGATGATGACTATGGGAGAAATGGGTTGGCTGCATTGGACGATGCACTTGCTGCCAGGCGCTGTCGAGTTTCCTATAAAGCAGGGATTTCCCCTGGAGACGTAGGTCAGAATGAAGTCATGGATATTCTTGTAAACGTTGCACTAATGGAGTCTCGAGTCATTGTTATACATGCTAATCATGCAGCAGGACTTTTGGTTTTCAATGTGGCACATAATCTTGGAATGATGGGTGATGGCTATGTCTGGATAGCTACGGATTGGCTTGCGTCGGTGTTGGATTCTGAGTTCCCACATGAATCAACTGATGCTCTGCACGGAGTACTtgttctgcgtcaacacacttCTGATTCAGAAAAAAGGAGATCCTTTTTAGCTAGATGGAACAAACTGACTCATAGTCAGTTGGGCCTATCCACCTATGCGCTCTATGCTTATGATACAGTCTGGCTACTTGCTCAGGCTCTTGACTCGTTTTTTGATCAGGGTGGCGTTATTTCCTTTACTAATTATTCCACTTCGCAATCTTCAGCAGGAAGTGAATTGAACCTTGGAGCTATGTCTATTTTCGATGGAGGTCCGGTCTTGAAGGAAAAAATTTTGCAGAGCGATTTTGTTGGCCTGACAGGGCCCATCAAGTTTAGTTCTGGCAAATCTCTTGGTTTTCCTGCTTATGAAATTCTAAACATAATTGGAACAAGTCTCCATCGTATTGGTTACTGGTCGAACTATTCTGGTCTTTCGACTGTGGCTCCCGAGAGTCTATATTCCGCGGCCGCTAAATCGctctagtgcaaaacaaaaaCTACGTGGTGTTATTTGGCCTGGAGAATCAGTAGAAACACCTCGTGGCTGGGTTTTTCCCCATAATGGGAAGCTACTGAGGATAGGGGTACCCAAAAGGGTTGGTTATCGAGAATTCGTGTCACAAGCACCAGGCACTGATACTTTTAAAGGATTCTGCATCGATGTATTTGTGGCTGCTGTAGATTTGCTTCCATATGCTGTTCCTTATCAGTTCATCCCTTATGGAAATGGCCACGAAAATCCGAATTATAATCAGCTAGTGAAATTGATAACTACtggagtaagtatgattttcaGCCATGGTGATGATACAGTGTTTACTGTTTTATCCATGGCTGATGGTTTGTTTGGCTTTCTATGTTACTGGCCACTAATTATCATGGTTACCTGTGGCAGTTTTTTGATGGAGCTGTTGGTGACATTGCCATTGTGACGAATAGAACGAAAATTGTGGATTTTACACAGCCATATGCTGCATCAGGACTGGTGGTACTGGCCCCGGTTAGGAAGTCGAATACAGGTGGTTGGGCTTTCCTAAGGCCTTTTTCACTTCAAATGTGGGGAGTTAGTGCtgctttttttattttaattggaATAGTTGTATGGATTTTGGAACATCGAACCAATGATGAGTTCCGTGGACCACCAAAGCAACAGTTGATAACCATTTTATGGTGAGATTAACATACAGAATTCTTTGATGATAAGTGGTGGTTTTTGCTTTAGAGTTACTTTCTTCATATTTGAATTTTCCCCGAGTATATGAAAGAATTCTTGTGAGTAAAAAGAGAGGACTTCTAGTTATGTGACATTTCTTCCAATGGGTAGCATCATCAAGGAGAATGACGTCGAAAACATAATTATCTGAACAGCATTCTCGTGTTGGCAGTGTAGTTTGTCAAGTTACGTTTTTCATTTCCTTCTGTTCCGCTGCAAAATATGGGATTGCTTATCTGAGAGAATATGCTATGTTTAAAGTATTCATATGACATTTTAAGTGACAGAAAGATTGTCCCTGATTACTTGCTGGTAGACATACTTCTGAACCACTGTTATTCAGGATTTCCAAAGGTCACAAGGATTTTTTCTATCATTCAGGATTAGAAAGTCACTGCCTGGAATAATTTCCTTGCAGAAGAATTGTACTCGAGGGTCCTCCTTCATTTGACTTCATCTCAAACAATCTCTGACGCTCTTTTGCTGTTTAAAATATTAGAAGTTACCTCTCGGAAAAACTTGTGTGGTTGTGTATGAATTTGAAAGAACAATAAGAGTTTTTCTCAAGGACCAATGTGGTCAAGCAGAGTCAAATTACTGATTTTGCCATGGTCATTTATCCTAATACAAGTTTTGTTCAAAAATGGCAGAATGGAATTGGCCTTTGACGTCTTTTTGTTTGCTTGTTTTGCAGGTTTAGTCTCTCAACTCTCTTCTTCTCACACAGTAAGTTAAGCCAAATTCTCATATCTCATTTCTTTTAATTTGGATAATGGTGCCACGGTGGGCTTATGAGTATCATTTGTGTCTTGATTCTTTCTTTAACGCAGGAGAGAATACTGTGAGTACTCTTGGTCGTGTAGTACTTCTAATATGGCTCTTTGTGGTTCTGATAATTAACTCTAGTTACATTGCAAGTTTGACCTcgattctgacggtacaacaaCTCCATTCATCGATAAAAGGAATTGAGAGTTTGAAAGAGGGTAATGACCCTATTGGATACCAAACAGGCTCCTTTGCTGAACATTATCTGAGTGAAGGTATTGGTATACACAGTTCTCGGCTCAAGCCTCTTGGTTCACCGGAGGAATATGCCACAGCCCTTCAACTGGGTCCAAAAAATGGTGGCGTTTCTGCAGTTGTTGATGAGCGTCCTTATGTAGAGCTTTTCTTGTCAAGTCAGTGCAAATTCAGAATTATTGGTCAAGAGTTCACCAAAAGTGGCTGGGGTTTTGTAAGTAGCACCATCGTTTTCCTGTCATCGTTTTAAGTTCTCTGCACAATAATAAATATCGGTACCATTTTTTTGTTTAGTGAATGGTGGTTTATTATGTTGTAACATGTATTCACCAAGTCATATGAATAGCTGCTGATGCTCAAGAAAAATCAATCGTTTCCAGAAAATGGAATTGTGCGAGAAAACTACTTGGTTTAACATGCCGAATTTCAAAACTTTTGTTACACGACGTCCAACATTATTTGTTATAACCTGTATGCATTTTATTGTGATGTATTCACCATATTATGAGCCAAATCCATCGAATAGATTTCAGTCATGGTCTGAAACTGTATATATTGTGAATACGTGCTAAATTTTTTTGCCATTGAACAGTTGAATCTTTTGACTT includes:
- the LOC140810086 gene encoding LOW QUALITY PROTEIN: glutamate receptor 3.3-like (The sequence of the model RefSeq protein was modified relative to this genomic sequence to represent the inferred CDS: deleted 1 base in 1 codon), which encodes MSVICIILSWLLSFGGISNGLSANASSRPKNVSVGAILTLDSTIGKVAKIAIEEAVKDVNANSSVLSGTTLLIDIKNTNCSGFLGLIEALQFMETERVAVIGPQSSVVAHAILHVANGLKTPFLSFAATDPTLSSLQFPYFIRTTISDLYQMMAVAEVVYYYGWKEVTVIFLDDDYGRNGLAALDDALAARRCRVSYKAGISPGDVGQNEVMDILVNVALMESRVIVIHANHAAGLLVFNVAHNLGMMGDGYVWIATDWLASVLDSEFPHESTDALHGVLVLRQHTSDSEKRRSFLARWNKLTHSQLGLSTYALYAYDTVWLLAQALDSFFDQGGVISFTNYSTSQSSAGSELNLGAMSIFDGGPVLKEKILQSDFVGLTGPIKFSSGKSLGFPAYEILNIIGTSLHRIGYWSNYSGLSTVAPESLYSAAAKSLSAKQKLRGVIWPGESVETPRGWVFPHNGKLLRIGVPKRVGYREFVSQAPGTDTFKGFCIDVFVAAVDLLPYAVPYQFIPYGNGHENPNYNQLVKLITTGFFDGAVGDIAIVTNRTKIVDFTQPYAASGLVVLAPVRKSNTGGWAFLRPFSLQMWGVSAAFFILIGIVVWILEHRTNDEFRGPPKQQLITILWFSLSTLFFSHRENTVSTLGRVVLLIWLFVVLIINSSYIASLTSILTVQQLHSSIKGIESLKEGNDPIGYQTGSFAEHYLSEGIGIHSSRLKPLGSPEEYATALQLGPKNGGVSAVVDERPYVELFLSSQCKFRIIGQEFTKSGWGFAFPRDSPLSIDLSTAILTLSENGELQRIHDKWLTQSTCGSDNTELESDRLHLDSFLGLYLLCGLACFIALLIYFCQVIKKFRRTASNGYASDGPGSLRSGHLRTLLSIIDEKSDPSKRESKRRKLENSSLSESNRGI